One window from the genome of Hemitrygon akajei chromosome 4, sHemAka1.3, whole genome shotgun sequence encodes:
- the LOC140725855 gene encoding uncharacterized protein, giving the protein MSKSSKSGRKEAMTSSDETMVALGKLRDEILKEFKTAGDFRKSSKPGGKEVMTPSDETLVALGKLRDEILKEFKTAFKQLEDKLDQINDKVDKHAEHLSRIDSTSEDLESCVRYLETLCSSLEGKSNKLLSKMVDLENRSRRCNIRILGLPEANEKGSTVKVFAEFLCELFGKDLLPKPPKLERAHRVYVPPGILGSRPRPVILCFHQYQIE; this is encoded by the exons ATGAG caagagttctaaatccgggagaaaagaagctatgacctcGTCGGACGAGACTATGGTGGCacttggaaagctccgagacgaaatcttaaaggaatttaaaaccgctgggGACTTCCGCAAGAGCTCTAAACCCGGGGGAAAAGAAGttatgaccccgtcggacgagacgctggttgcgcttggaaagctccgagacgaaatcttaaaggaatttaaaaccgctttcaaacagttagaagacaaactggatcagatcaacgataaagtggacaaacatgctgaacacttatctcgcattgattcgacttctgaagatttagaaagttgtgttcgatacttggagactctctgttccagcttagagggaaaatctaacaaacttctttccaaaatggtggatctcgaaaatcgtagcagacgctgtaacatcagaattctgggattaccagaggcgaatgaaaagggatcaaccgtgaaggttttcgccgagtttctctgtgagttattcgggaaagatttgcttccgaagccgcccaagctcgaacgggcacacagagtttacgttccccccggaattctgggctcccgcccgcgaccagtaatcttgtgtttccatcaataccag ATTGAGTAA